From the genome of Methanobrevibacter smithii ATCC 35061, one region includes:
- a CDS encoding beta-class carbonic anhydrase — protein MMILNEILENNKKFVDEFVGEELSHHPQKKLAILTCMDCRLTGFLEPALGIGRGDAKIIKNAGNTIVGEDAIRSIAAAIFSLGAEEVLVIGHTECGMAGSDPDKLRNAMIERGIPQEEIDKVDLKSWIGGFEDEEENVIDTVEKIRNHPLIPDVPIHGLMMDIVTGKLDVVVDDR, from the coding sequence ATGATGATCCTTAATGAAATTTTGGAGAATAATAAGAAATTTGTAGATGAATTTGTAGGTGAGGAATTATCCCACCATCCCCAAAAAAAGTTAGCTATCTTAACTTGTATGGATTGTAGATTAACTGGATTTTTAGAACCAGCGCTTGGTATTGGAAGGGGTGATGCTAAGATAATCAAAAATGCAGGAAATACAATTGTAGGTGAAGATGCTATTCGTTCAATAGCTGCTGCAATTTTCTCACTTGGTGCTGAAGAAGTTTTGGTTATTGGCCACACCGAATGTGGAATGGCAGGTTCTGACCCTGATAAATTAAGAAATGCTATGATTGAGAGGGGAATCCCTCAAGAAGAAATTGACAAAGTTGATTTAAAATCTTGGATTGGCGGATTTGAAGATGAAGAGGAAAATGTTATAGACACAGTTGAAAAAATTAGAAATCATCCTCTTATTCCAGATGTACCAATTCATGGTCTTATGATGGACATTGTTACAGGTAAATTAGATGTTGTAGTAGATGATAGATAA
- the ilvN gene encoding acetolactate synthase small subunit translates to MALEYHVINALVEDKPGVLQKVAGLFTRRGFNIDSITVGESEVEGLARMIITVKADQKLLEQVTKQLNKLVDVIKIKDITENAVKRELCLVKVNIPNEKARAEIMQYVNIFRAKIVDVCEEALIIEITGDIEKIDAFLSLLKGYGIKKISRTGLTAMSRGFRS, encoded by the coding sequence ATGGCTTTAGAATATCATGTTATAAATGCATTAGTTGAAGATAAGCCGGGAGTATTGCAAAAAGTTGCTGGCCTATTTACAAGAAGAGGTTTTAACATTGATAGTATTACAGTTGGAGAATCTGAAGTTGAAGGATTGGCCCGTATGATTATCACTGTTAAAGCAGATCAAAAATTATTGGAGCAAGTTACAAAACAACTGAATAAGCTTGTAGATGTTATTAAAATAAAAGATATCACTGAAAATGCTGTTAAAAGAGAGTTATGTCTAGTTAAAGTTAATATTCCAAATGAAAAAGCTAGAGCAGAAATAATGCAGTATGTAAACATCTTTAGAGCTAAAATTGTAGATGTTTGTGAAGAAGCTTTAATTATTGAAATTACAGGTGACATTGAAAAGATAGATGCATTCCTATCCCTTTTAAAAGGATATGGTATTAAAAAGATTTCACGTACTGGTCTTACTGCAATGTCCCGTGGATTTCGTTCATGA
- a CDS encoding acetolactate synthase large subunit translates to MRGGEAIIESLKRMGVNTIFGYPGGQTIPFYDMLYDADMDHILVRHEQCAAHAADGFARASGKVGVCLATSGPGATNLVTGIATAYMDSSPIIAITGQVPTHLIGNDAFQEADIIGITMPITKHSFQPKDPNLIPSIVKTSFEIAESGRPGPVLIDVPKEIQEGELDSFDDSLISTPGYNPTLKGNIKQVRKARDLIRESKKPIILAGAGVILANASQELKELSYLINAPVMTSLLGKGAIDETDDMALGMLGMHGRKVANDSINESDLIIAVGIRFSDRATGRLDSFAPNSKIIHIDIDPAEIGKNVDVDLPIVGDAKNVLSSLNNVLKDYESNEDAKKWVKLLIERKKECFPRVTYDDIPLKPQSVIREISEVLTPDSILTTDVGQNQMWAAHFYDTQKPRKFISSGGLGTMGFGLPAAIGAKVACPEDPVVSINGDGGFLMVCQELATIKDYDIPVIAVVLENRTLGMVYQWQNLLYNGRYSETKLGTSPDFVKLAESFGVNATRITKPGETKEALKSAIKDNEPILLDVIIDKDETLPMVPPGAAIDEMIGEYKLEKDV, encoded by the coding sequence ATGAGAGGCGGAGAAGCAATAATTGAATCCCTAAAAAGAATGGGGGTAAATACAATCTTTGGTTATCCTGGAGGACAAACCATACCGTTTTATGACATGTTATATGATGCAGACATGGATCATATATTGGTTAGACATGAACAGTGTGCAGCTCATGCAGCAGATGGATTTGCAAGAGCTTCTGGTAAAGTGGGTGTGTGTTTGGCTACTTCTGGCCCTGGTGCAACTAATCTTGTAACCGGTATTGCTACTGCTTATATGGATTCTTCTCCAATCATAGCTATTACTGGTCAAGTACCAACACATTTAATAGGTAATGACGCTTTTCAAGAAGCTGATATTATAGGAATTACTATGCCTATTACTAAACACAGTTTCCAGCCAAAAGATCCTAATTTAATACCTTCCATTGTTAAAACAAGCTTTGAAATAGCTGAAAGTGGAAGGCCGGGTCCGGTTTTAATTGATGTTCCAAAAGAAATTCAGGAAGGAGAATTGGATTCTTTTGATGATTCATTAATTTCAACACCAGGTTATAATCCAACTTTAAAAGGAAACATTAAACAAGTTAGAAAAGCCCGTGATTTAATAAGGGAATCTAAAAAACCGATTATCCTTGCAGGTGCAGGAGTTATATTAGCTAATGCTTCACAGGAGTTGAAAGAATTATCTTACTTAATTAATGCTCCGGTCATGACATCATTACTTGGTAAAGGAGCTATTGATGAAACAGATGATATGGCATTGGGCATGCTTGGAATGCATGGAAGAAAAGTAGCTAATGATTCAATAAATGAAAGTGACTTGATTATAGCTGTAGGTATAAGATTTTCAGACAGGGCAACAGGAAGATTAGACAGTTTTGCACCTAATTCTAAAATTATCCATATAGACATTGATCCTGCTGAAATAGGTAAAAATGTAGATGTTGATTTGCCTATTGTAGGGGATGCTAAAAATGTTTTATCTTCATTAAATAATGTTTTAAAAGATTATGAAAGTAACGAAGATGCAAAAAAATGGGTTAAACTTCTTATAGAACGTAAAAAAGAATGTTTCCCTAGAGTTACTTATGATGATATTCCATTAAAACCACAAAGTGTTATCCGAGAAATCAGTGAAGTTTTAACTCCTGATTCTATTTTAACAACTGATGTAGGTCAAAATCAAATGTGGGCGGCTCATTTCTATGATACTCAAAAGCCACGTAAATTCATATCTTCCGGGGGTTTGGGAACTATGGGATTCGGATTGCCTGCAGCTATTGGAGCTAAAGTAGCATGTCCTGAAGATCCTGTTGTATCCATTAATGGTGACGGAGGATTTTTAATGGTTTGTCAGGAGTTAGCTACTATTAAAGATTATGATATTCCTGTTATTGCAGTTGTTTTAGAAAATAGAACTCTTGGAATGGTTTATCAATGGCAAAACTTATTATATAATGGAAGATATTCTGAAACTAAATTAGGAACAAGTCCTGATTTTGTTAAATTAGCTGAAAGTTTTGGAGTTAATGCAACCAGAATTACAAAACCTGGAGAAACTAAAGAGGCATTAAAATCAGCTATTAAGGATAATGAACCTATTTTGCTTGATGTTATAATTGATAAAGATGAAACTTTACCGATGGTGCCGCCAGGTGCAGCTATTGATGAAATGATTGGTGAATATAAACTTGAAAAAGATGTATAG
- the argF gene encoding ornithine carbamoyltransferase: protein MSNLLSVCDIKDEVLDILELAKNFKEGKMEEKPLAGKSLAMIFQKSSTRTRVSFDVGMYQLGGQALFLSSSELQMGRGEPIPDTAKVLSRFVDGIMIRAIEHDDVVELAKYSDVPVISGLTNLEHPCQALADMLTIQEHLGKLEGKKLCFVGDGNNVCNSLLLMAPLVGMDMSVACPEGYEPNEDIVNMAKKLAEEHNKEITISSDLKVALDNVDVVYTDVWVSMGDEKEAEQRQKDFAPYQVNSNLMSLANDGAIFMHCLPAIRGQEVSGEVIDGPQSVVFDEAENRLHAQKAVLYHFLK, encoded by the coding sequence ATGAGCAATTTATTGTCTGTTTGTGACATCAAAGATGAAGTACTGGATATTTTAGAATTAGCTAAAAATTTCAAAGAAGGAAAAATGGAAGAAAAACCTTTAGCAGGTAAATCATTAGCTATGATATTTCAAAAATCATCTACAAGGACTAGGGTATCTTTTGATGTAGGTATGTATCAGTTAGGTGGTCAGGCATTGTTTTTATCCTCTTCAGAATTACAAATGGGTAGAGGAGAACCTATTCCGGATACTGCAAAAGTTTTAAGTCGTTTTGTAGATGGAATAATGATACGTGCTATTGAACATGATGATGTTGTGGAATTAGCTAAATATTCTGATGTTCCGGTTATCAGTGGTTTAACTAACTTGGAACACCCTTGCCAAGCTTTAGCTGATATGTTAACTATTCAGGAACATTTGGGTAAATTGGAAGGCAAAAAACTTTGTTTTGTTGGTGATGGAAACAATGTATGTAATTCTTTGCTTTTAATGGCACCTCTTGTTGGAATGGACATGTCTGTAGCATGCCCTGAAGGTTATGAACCTAACGAAGACATTGTTAATATGGCTAAAAAATTAGCAGAAGAACATAACAAGGAAATTACTATTAGTTCTGATTTAAAAGTCGCTCTTGATAATGTGGATGTAGTCTATACTGATGTTTGGGTAAGTATGGGTGATGAAAAAGAAGCAGAACAAAGACAAAAAGATTTTGCACCTTATCAAGTTAATTCTAATTTAATGAGTTTAGCTAATGATGGGGCTATTTTTATGCATTGCTTACCGGCTATTCGTGGTCAGGAAGTTAGTGGTGAAGTTATTGATGGTCCTCAATCAGTGGTCTTTGATGAAGCTGAAAACAGACTTCATGCACAAAAAGCAGTTCTTTATCACTTTTTAAAATAA
- the purD gene encoding phosphoribosylamine--glycine ligase, which yields MKVLVVGTGAREHAIADALKDDVELYCYMSKVNPGISKIAEFAQGDEGEIEKVAKFAVDNNIDIAFIGPEAPLGKGIVDELEKNGISCVGPSQSAARIETDKSFMRKLFEDYDIEGSLVYKVFDNYDDVSAFLDDFDRDVVVKPVGLTGGKGVKIVGDHLKDNQEAKEYSKEVIDNAMGGFTQVIIEERLIGEEFTIQAFCDGTHLAPMPAAQDHPHAFEGDVGAITGGMGSYSDKGGLLPFLSQDDYDEAVKIMEATLKAIAKEAEPYKGILYGQFMLTADGPKLIEYNARFGDPEAMNVLPLLKTPLADVCQAIVDGNLDKVEFNDKASVCKYIVPDGYPETSHAGETIEVDEKTIEDLGAKVFYAAVGLEDDEIHLSGSRALGIVASGDSIEEAEKIAEKACACIKGNVYHRSDVGTTDLVNKRVEHMKEILN from the coding sequence ATGAAGGTCTTAGTAGTTGGAACTGGTGCTCGTGAACATGCAATAGCAGATGCACTTAAAGATGATGTTGAGTTATATTGTTATATGAGCAAAGTAAATCCTGGTATTTCAAAAATAGCTGAATTTGCACAGGGTGATGAAGGGGAAATAGAAAAAGTAGCCAAGTTTGCTGTTGATAACAATATTGACATAGCATTTATTGGTCCTGAAGCTCCTTTAGGTAAAGGAATTGTTGATGAACTTGAAAAAAATGGAATTAGCTGTGTCGGACCGTCTCAAAGTGCAGCCAGAATAGAAACTGACAAATCTTTCATGAGAAAATTATTTGAAGATTATGATATTGAGGGATCTCTTGTTTACAAAGTATTTGACAATTATGATGATGTTAGTGCATTTTTAGATGACTTTGACAGGGATGTTGTAGTAAAACCTGTAGGTTTAACTGGTGGAAAAGGAGTTAAAATCGTAGGCGACCACTTAAAAGATAATCAGGAAGCTAAAGAATATTCCAAAGAAGTAATTGATAATGCAATGGGTGGTTTTACTCAGGTTATTATTGAAGAAAGGTTAATTGGTGAAGAATTTACTATTCAGGCTTTTTGTGATGGAACTCACCTTGCACCAATGCCTGCAGCACAGGATCATCCTCATGCTTTTGAAGGAGATGTAGGTGCAATTACTGGTGGAATGGGTTCTTACTCTGATAAAGGAGGATTATTACCATTTTTATCTCAGGATGATTATGATGAAGCAGTAAAAATAATGGAAGCTACATTGAAAGCTATTGCAAAAGAAGCAGAACCATATAAAGGTATTCTTTATGGTCAATTTATGTTAACTGCAGATGGGCCTAAATTAATAGAATATAATGCAAGATTTGGAGATCCTGAAGCTATGAATGTTTTACCATTACTTAAAACTCCATTAGCTGATGTATGTCAGGCTATTGTTGACGGTAATTTAGATAAAGTGGAATTCAATGACAAAGCTAGCGTATGTAAATATATAGTTCCTGACGGATATCCTGAAACTTCTCATGCAGGCGAAACTATTGAAGTGGATGAAAAAACTATTGAAGATTTAGGAGCTAAAGTATTCTATGCAGCAGTAGGTCTTGAAGATGACGAAATTCACCTTTCAGGTTCTAGAGCATTAGGTATTGTAGCTAGTGGAGACAGTATTGAAGAAGCTGAAAAAATAGCTGAAAAAGCATGTGCTTGTATAAAAGGTAATGTATATCACAGAAGTGATGTGGGAACTACTGACCTTGTTAATAAAAGAGTAGAACACATGAAAGAAATCTTAAATTAA